DNA sequence from the Drosophila sulfurigaster albostrigata strain 15112-1811.04 unplaced genomic scaffold, ASM2355843v2 ctg60_pilon, whole genome shotgun sequence genome:
GCCGTTTCCggatatatataaaaaaccaagttccatttggtattttttttggtatattttctgtgATTTTCTGGTTTGCTAACCAGCGGCTTCCTACCTTCCGTGCGTAGCATGTCAACGGGCAAACCGAGAAGACTAAAACTAGACTGTCCGTGCCTTCTACTAGCGCCGCTAGAGTTTCGAATAACCTCCCTCTTCCTAGCTCCAAGGGAGAACCGGCTCTTCGTGCATCCAGCACATCGCCAGTTCACACCAAAAGGGAGGTCCCCTGCACGGTCAGCTAGTGTTTCGCCCACTTCCGGTACCAAGCCTCTGATCCTCGTCACGAAACCTGCGTCTGTTCCTAAGACCAAGGTTGTTTCCGACCCAATTCCTCGGCCAGCTGTTACTCGTTCACAAAGCAAAATGGCACAAAATGTGGTAGATTCTTCATTGAATAAGTTCATCGCCGCGACTGACCGACTAAGTCACTTTGCGGCGCGGCTTAACAATGTTTCTACTGACAGCGCGTCCCTGTACACGTGCCAGGTCCGGAGGGACCAGATGCGTGCCTTGTGGGACAAGGTCGAGAAGGAGTACGAGGCTTGCTCCTGTGTCATGTCGGATGAAATGACGACAGACGAGTTGCCTACCATTCAGGCAAAATATGATTACTGCTATATTCTCTACGAGCAGTGGTCCGCTCAGCTAAGTGAGCAAATAGCTGATGCCTCCCAGGCACTCACTCCTCGTACACCCGTACAACCCCCAGCCGTGCCGTTCGTGTCCACAGGGTGTCGCCTACCTCCGTGCGACACCGAAGTTTTCGGATTATACTCGCTGGCCCACCTTCCGAGACTTATTCACGGCTATCTACATCCGAAATCCTAGACTGTCGgaagttgagaaacttttccatCTCAACTCCAAGACCAGCGGTGAAGCCCATGCCATTGTGTCAAAGTCTCCTTTGACCAATGAAGGGTTTCAGTCGGCATGGTCCAGCTTGACTGAGCGTTTTGAGAATAAACGGTTGCTCGTGAACAGTCAGCTGCGTATCCTTTTTAATTTGCCCGCCATCGGGCAAGAGTCGGGTGCAGCCATTCAAGAGTTGCAAAGCACTATCCAAGGGTGCTTGACGGCTTTGGAGCACTCAAAGATCAATACGgagaattgggattgcatCCTGGTTTTCCTGTGTTCTTCGAGGCTCCCCAAATTGACCCTTTCTCTTTGGGAACAGTCCATCCAGAATAAGAGCGACGTTCCAACGTGGGCTGACATGAACGCTTTCCTTCTAGAGCGGTATCGCACCCTAGAAGCGATAGCGGAAGTGTCAGCCAGCACGAGCGCTCCGACGGTTCCGCGTGCCTCACGCAAGGAGGCCCCGTCGCCAAGCAGGTAAACTCCTTTGAGAGTCGGGTAACTTCAAAAACCCAGTCCTGCAAGTTGTGTTCCCGGGAGAATCACCCGATTCGTTTGTGCCCGCGTTTCCTCCAGATGGGTATCAACGATAGGGTCAATTATATAAAGCAACAGAAGCTGTGTCTCAATTGTTTCGCACGAGGCCATATCCTGGCTGAGTGCACAAGTGCGCACAGCTGCTTTACTTGCAAGGGTCGTCATCATACACTCTTGCATCGAGTGAGCCCGGCGCCGACAGTCACAACCCCGTTCCATCTCCAATACAGTCCACTTCCACCCAGTCAGCTAACGTCCAATCCTTCGtggcagttaacacacaaggtgttctgcTCAGCACAGCTGTCATTCATGTATGCCATCTCGGCGTCCGCTATACAGCTCGGGCTCTGATTGACTCCGGATCAGAAGCCACCTTCCTCTCAGAGAAGTTGTTCAAGCGCTTGAGGATGCCGTATACATCCGTGCAAGCCCGCGTTTCTGGGCTGACACAAGCTGTGGCAGCCCAGCCCCGAAAGTTTTGCCAATTCTTAATTGGCTCCCCGGTCAGACCTGATTTGCAGATCGAGGCGTCGGCGTACGTCCTCCCCCAGTTAGCGGGGAATCTGCCCTCATGTTCCGTCCCACAAACACTCCTCGAAAATCTGCCCAGCATCCAGCTGGCAGACCCCAAATTCCATGAGAGTTCGCAGATTGATGTGCTACTAGGCGCTGACATCCTCCCGTCCATTCTGCTCGGCGGCTCTCACCCTAACATTTGTGGGACCCTCCTAGGTCAAGAGaccattttcggttggatcCTGACTGGCCCTGTGTCGGGATCCATTTCAAAATCTATTTCGTCcttttcggctcgactgtccgtcgaacgaactCCGCCATTGGAGGAACTCCTCtccaaattttgggaggtggaggaCCTGCCGGCTAGCCCAGCAAAAGAATCTGACCTTTTGTGAGGCTAACTTCAACGCCACGACCGTGCGAACCTCAACGGGTCGCTACATGGTCACGCTCCCATTCCGCGATCCTGGTCACGTTGACCTGGGTCACTCGAGGGCTACCGCTCTCGCTCAGTTCCTGAGAAACGAGAGCCGTTTAAAGAGGAACGACTCTCTGAAGGAACAATATGACTCCGTTATTCGAGAGTATCTGGATTTGGGTCACATGACTCAAGTCCCCCCATCCAGTTCCGGCAACTATTATTTGCCACATCACGCTGTTCTCAAGCCCGACAGCACCACCACAAAGCTCCGCGTTGTATTCAACGCCTCCAGCCCGACTTCAAACGGGAAGAGTCTGAACGACATCCTCCACACTGGGCCAATCCTTCAGTCCGACCTGACCATTCAAATCCTGAAATGGAGGTTTTCAAGTTCGTCTTCAACGCTGACATCACCAAGATGTATCGGCAAATCCTTGTGGATCCCAACCACACCCGGTTTCAAAGGTTGCTCTTCCGTACTCCAGACGAGAAGTTATGCGACTTTGAACTCAACACAGTCACCTTTGGAGTGAACTGTGCTCCGTACCTGGCTATCCGCGTTCTGCATCAGCTTGCGAGTGATGTTCGCGACCGGTACCCTTGCTAGTGACATCATCGCCAATTATATGTACGTTGATGACGTCCTAGCAGGAGCTCACACTAAGCAGGCTGCGGTGTCTGCTATAGATGAGCTTCGAACAGCGCTCGAGAGTGCTGGGTTCCCTTTGCGTAAGTGGACCTCGAACTCGAAAGATGTGCTGAGAAGAATCCCTAAGGATCACTTGCTTTGTGCAGACTTCCTCGAGATCGACGAAGCTAGCGTCGCAAAGACGCTAGGCATTCGTTGGCGGGCCACGTCCGACGAGTTCTTTTTCGTCACCGCCGAGATGGTGTCCAAACCATCTTTCAGTAAGAGAGAAGTGCTGTCGCAGATCGCCAAGTTGTTCGATCCTGCAGGTTGGCTTGCTCCTGTGGTCATTTGGGCCAAGATTTTTATGCAAGAAATCTGGAAGCAAGAAGTCGGCTGGGACGACTCCTTACCGGCGGATCTCACAGAGCAGTGGATCAGTTTTCTGCGGAACTATTCGTCCTTGCAGGACATCCGCATTCCTAGATGGACCAACTACGCTCCCGGCGCAAAATCCAATTCCACGGGTTTTGCGACGCCTCTCAAAGCGCGTATGGAGCCGCTCTTTACGCACGTGTGGAAACAGGTGGACAAGTGTCTGTGAGCCTTCTAGCAGCGAAGACTAGAGTTGCACCTATCAAGACGGTCTCTACCTCGTCTTGAGCTGTGCGGAGCTCTCCTGTTGGCAGAATTATCCGCCGCCCTCCTACCACATTTTCCCACCCCGACGCTGAGACGTACCTGTGGACAGATTCCACTATCGTTCTGGCATGGTTGGACAAGCAGCCATGCAAGTGGACCACTTTCGTGGCGAACCGAGTGGCCAAGATTCACTCGGTGAATGGCACTTGGCAGCATGTTCGTTCCGAACACAATCCAGCCGACCTGGCAAGCCGCGGTGTCTCGCCGCAAGAGCTACTGGGCAGTCGCCTTTGGTGGCAGGGGCCTGAATGGCTGACGCACTCACCAGCGCAGTGGCCTTCACCGGTCATTGGGCTCGATACTGAATTGGAGTGTCGAGCGGTGAAGGTCCATGCAGCGCAAGTCCTGTGTGAGGACTTCCTCGACCGTTTCTCCAGGTTCGATCGAGCGCTCCGAGTGTTTGCGTATGTGCGAAGGTTTGCCCAGCGTTGCCGCCAACCCAAGGTCTCGCTTCCAGAGACGCTCAGCTCTCAAGAGCTTGCAGAAGCTCAAGAGAGGCTGATTGTACAGGCTCAGAATCGGGTATACGCGAAAGAGTGTGCTTCCCTCCGGTCCCATAATCGTCTAATCGGGTCAAGCGATATCCTAAGCTTGAATCCGTTCCTTGACAAGCAAGGTGTCCTGCGTTCGTGTGGACGCGTAAGAGCGTCCACCTCCTTATCCTACGACGAACGGCATCCAATAATTCTCCCGTTCGGCTGCGTGTTCTCACGCCTCCTGGTTTCCTTCACGCATCAAGTCTCTCCATGGAGGCAACCAATTGGTGATGCGGCTGGTCCGAACCAAGTTCTGGATTCCCAAGCTAAGGAACTTGGTGAAGACAGTGATTAGTGCATGCAAGACCTGTGTGATTCATCGCCGCAAGCTCCAGTCGCAGTTGATGGGTGATCTCCCAAGCGCCCGGTCGACTTTTTCGCGACCTTTCGCTAACTCCGGAGTAGACTTCGCCGGTCCTTCGACGTCAAGAGCTACGTCGGACGGGGCTGCAAGATTACGAAGGGTTACGTATGTGTCTTCGTGTGCTTCAGCACGAAGGCAATCCACCTTGAGGCGACCACGGATCTGACAGCGGAAAAGTTCTTGGAAGCTTTCTCCCGATTCGTGGCACGGCGCGGGTGCCCTCTCCACATGTACTCTGACAACGGGAAAACGTTCGTCGGAGCCTCCTCCATTCTCTCCAAAGAATTTGTGGAGAGCACCCGCAACCTGATTGTCACCACTCACAGCCATCAAGGTCTTGCATGGCATTTCAACCCACCTGGTGCCCCTCACATGGGGGGTCTCTGGGAAGCGGGCGTCAAGAGCTTCAAGACGCATTTCTACAAGACGGTTTCCTCCGTAAAACATACGTTCGAGGAGCTTTCCACCCTCCTATCAAAAATTGAAGCGTGCCTCAATTCGCGGCCTTTGACTCCTATGTCAGAGGATGTGAGCGACTTGGCGGCACTTACTCCCGGTCATTTCCTGATCGGGGGTCCGCTACTCTCCATGGCGGAGCCAGAGGCCAGAGAGGATGTGGAGTCCATCCGCAACCGCTGGCAACGGCTCAAGGCTCTCCATCAGCATTTCTGTGTGCGATGGAAGAGTGAATATTTGAAGGAATTGCATAAGCGGAATAAGTGGCAGTCACCTTCACGCGATCTCCAAATCGGCGACATGGTGGTCATCAGAGAGGAGAATATACCACCTCAAGAATGGCGCCTCGGGCGTGTGTTGACCGCTTGCCCAGGTGCTGACGAAAGAGTCCGTGTGGTAGACATCCAGACGTGTCGTGGCGTTTTCCGCCGACCAGTTGCAAAGCTGGTCCTCCTTCCCACGGGACGCGCGCTCTGAGTCACCTATTCTTCTCTCTACTGCCATCCACTATCCTGTGGTTTTCTCTTCCGGCTTAGGCAATTCATCCCGCGCCATGTTCTTCATTTAatctattgttttttgttctttttcttttccttttgtttttttttcgcctttTGGTTTCATCCCATTACAGTTTACCATGGCGTCCTCCAGAAGATCATCCTGCACCCTGTCCGACGGAGTGAGCTTGCGAGGGCTCTTCTCGCCAGCGCGCTCTCTTTCGCCTCCGATTGCCAGCTCTCCGCCAAGGCAAGTCGCCCCGATGGAGTCCGAGCCCTCTCCAGCACCGGTGGCACTGGTTACCCGCGTGGAGTTTCCGTGCCTCGCCGGGCCGCCCTCAGCGGGGTGAGTATGTGCCTCCCGGCACAAACTCCTTCCGCTGTAGGGTGTGCCGCGGTGTCCACGCGCTGCGCAAATGTCCACGGTTTGCCCAGCTGACGCCAGAGAAGCGGCTCCGGGCAGTACTTGTCAATAAGTACTGTCCCAACTGCTTGGCTCATCAGCACTCCGGGGCACTTGCCGCAGCGGTGGACGGTGCAGGCATTGTGGTAAGGACCACCACCCATGCTGCACATGCGAGACCCTAAACCCAAGCAGCGGTTGGCGCGACGACCGAGGGGCCGACGCGACCACCCGGCACCCACCAGAGGAGGACCATCGTCATCCCGGATGGACCGGCCCACTTCCCCACACACCAGGCCCGTGCCTAGCCCCGCCTTGTCATTGACGGCACTACTCCAGTGCAAGGGAGTCAGTATTCTCCCCACCGCGGCGGTCTGGCTAGTCACGGGGAAGACGGCCTTCGAGGCGCGAGTGCTCATTGATCCGTGCTGTCCTGTAAGCCGCATCAGCGAGTCGATGGCAGTGGCCATGGGCTCTATCACTCGCGTGGGCGCAGAAGGAGTGTGCACGGCAACGTTGCGCTCCAAGACGTCACCCATGAGCCGGGAGGTCGTCTTCAAAACTGATCCGCAGCTCCATACAACGACGCCCGCCAGGACTGTCACTCCAGCCGGGCCCAGTTCTTTCAGTAACCTCGTGTTGGCTGACAAGGACTGGTTCCGCTCGGCATCGATCTCGGCAGTCTTGGGGGCTGATGTTTACCCTGATGTCGTGCTACCGGGTATCCTCCCGGGCCAAGGCGGACTGCCTATGGCGCAGAATTCCACGCTGGGCTGGATTCTGTCCGGCACGTGCTACTAGTTGTTTCGttgcaatcccaatattgcaagggggggagaatgttgatgcgagcgcattgctaagtgagaggcacacctccgctccgccgaccgaaaagcactcaaagctttttcgctcactagcaatgcgctcagtgcgtaagaatgcactcaagctccagtgctctcagcttctctctcccacaactcaccaccgctgagccgcgctcagcaTAGATCgccgaaatgccgtcggcttttTTCTATGAGTTAGTAGCAAACGACGTCTGGTTCTAATCGTTACAATCCCCCCCTCTTTCTGTGCGACATAACAACCCGCTAAGTtttcaataaatcaaatatttatagtgataaaaacgcgagtgtttttatttttcgggAAGCAACATTTTGGACACTTTTTCAGCGCCGCCACAAACAggagttataccaaatttttaatttgagaatacataaatgcactctctcattaatgaatttgtttgcgattatataacaaactcgtgatattttgatcaagaagcttgcatcaaaacccaataccataagatataataaatatatccgtataatggctaggaaatgatacacgttccatttaatcaagtaagtaaggaaacaataagagtagtggtatttcattgtcgatactaaaccgaaatttaatatctcccaCTTATTCTATACCTCTTATGTCTCCTTACACTGCCAGATTAGAGTCAAGCTCAAAAGGGTCTTCTTTCCCCGCTAATTATTCCAAGGCCATTCCCTTGGCTGTGGTTTCGCTagatagtagatagggacatatTCTCTATATTAATTTTACGTGTGCACCTGTCATGACTGACTTAATCACACGGCGCCCGAGCGCGCATGGGATCCAATTTATTATGACAGGTGCACACGTAAAACTAATATAGCTAatatgtccctatctactcgTCTGGTTTCAACTGTCGAGCTGAACAGACGTGTTAGCGGGTGCCTGCATTTGGTATAGTTTTGcgataacagttatttgttgtcttCGAACAGCGGTGAATTTTCGCGTGTACGCTTTGTGCTTCTCGTTCGCTGTGTACGTGTGAGTAGCGTGGGGAATTCGTCGCGTGCCGtcgcgagtgtgtgcgtgcgtgtgcttgCTTTAAGTGCTCTTAAAGCACCAGAGCAGACGTGCGCGCTGTTCTCGTTGAAGAAATTGCGGTACTTTCGTAATTGTAAACAAACGAAGTTACGGTGTTTTGTTTacagtaattgtaattactgtAAATAGTGAATGTGCAAGAGCTTATTGTTTTCGTAGCGGACAAAAGCTGAGTGATTTGAACTGCTTGAGTACACTGCTTGTCGCGGGTGTACTGCTTGCAACGCGTGTACTGCTTGCAACTAGTGTACTGCTTGCACTGCTTACATTGTGAACTGCTTTAATTTGAACTGCTTTAACTGAACTGCTTTGATTTGAACTGCTTTCTGTGTACTgcttgcgagtgtgtgtggtttaCTGCTTGCGCAGTTTGAACTGCGAACCGTTGGCGCCATGATGGACACGAGATCAAGCGCCAGTGTATGCAGCGATACGAGCGAGATGTCCGTCTCGGACGATCGTCCACGCGGGAAGCGAGGCAGAAAGCCGCGAGGCAACAAGGCTGTATCGTCGCCCAACCTGGTTGGCAGCGACGATGCATCCTCTGCCAAGCGGCTGGCTGTCTCCTTTATTGGGGGCAACGTCGATGGAGCAGCCGCCAACGAAGTTGCCGCTGGAACCGCCGCTGGAGTCGCCGCTGAAACCGCCGCTGGTACCGCTGCTGAAACCGCCGCTGGAACCGCCGCT
Encoded proteins:
- the LOC133849981 gene encoding uncharacterized protein LOC133849981, which codes for MFATGTLASDIIANYMYVDDVLAGAHTKQAAVSAIDELRTALESAGFPLRKWTSNSKDVLRRIPKDHLLCADFLEIDEASVAKTLGIRWRATSDEFFFVTAEMVSKPSFSKREVLSQIAKLFDPAGWLAPVVIWAKIFMQEIWKQEVGWDDSLPADLTEQWISFLRNYSSLQDIRIPRWTNYAPGAKSNSTGFATPLKARMEPLFTHVWKQVDKCLIIRRPPTTFSHPDAETYLWTDSTIVLAWLDKQPCKWTTFVANRVAKIHSVNGTWQHVRSEHNPADLASRGVSPQELLGSRLWWQGPEWLTHSPAQWPSPVIGLDTELECRAVKVHAAQVLCEDFLDRFSRFDRALRVFAYVRRFAQRCRQPKVSLPETLSSQELAEAQERLIVQAQNRVYAKECASLRSHNRLIGSSDILSLNPFLDKQGVLRSCGRSLHGGNQLVMRLVRTKFWIPKLRNLVKTVISACKTCVIHRRKLQSQLMGDLPSARSTFSRPFANSGVDFAGPSTSRATTKAIHLEATTDLTAEKFLEAFSRFVARRGCPLHMYSDNGKTFVGASSILSKEFVESTRNLIVTTHSHQGLAWHFNPPGAPHMGGLWEAGVKSFKTHFYKTVSSVKHTFEELSTLLSKIEACLNSRPLTPMSEDVSDLAALTPGHFLIGGPLLSMAEPEAREDVESIRNRWQRLKALHQHFCVRWKSEYLKELHKRNKWQSPSRDLQIGDMVVIREENIPPQEWRLGRVLTACPGADERVRVVDIQTCRGVFRRPVAKLVLLPTGRAL